In Polaribacter sp. Hel_I_88, the following proteins share a genomic window:
- the rlmN gene encoding 23S rRNA (adenine(2503)-C(2))-methyltransferase RlmN codes for MIKKKDIRALTKEQLRDFFVENGDKAFRGNQVYEWLWSKSLHTFEDMTNISKQTREMLENNFVINHIKVDSMQRSEDGTIKNGIKLHDGLIVESVLIPTKKRTTACVSSQVGCSLDCKFCATARLKRMRNLNPDEIYDQVVVIDKQSRLYHNHPLTNIVFMGMGEPLMNYKNVLKSIEMITSPEGLGMSSKRITVSTSGVPKMIKMMADEEVKFNLAVSLHSAIDEVRTSIMPFNSTFPLADLKESLEYWYEKTKRAITYEYIVWEGINDKKEDIKALVDFCKAVPCKVNLIEYNPIDDGEFQQASSAAINSYISNLEMNDITINVRRSRGKDIDAACGQLANKS; via the coding sequence TTGATTAAAAAGAAAGACATAAGAGCCTTAACTAAAGAGCAATTGCGAGATTTTTTTGTAGAAAATGGCGATAAAGCATTTCGCGGAAATCAAGTATATGAATGGCTTTGGAGCAAATCTTTACATACTTTTGAAGATATGACCAACATTTCTAAACAAACCAGAGAAATGTTAGAGAACAACTTTGTAATTAATCATATAAAAGTTGATTCTATGCAAAGAAGTGAAGATGGTACCATAAAAAACGGCATCAAATTACATGATGGTTTAATTGTAGAATCTGTTTTAATTCCCACAAAAAAAAGAACAACAGCTTGTGTTTCTAGTCAAGTTGGTTGTAGTTTAGATTGTAAGTTTTGTGCAACTGCTCGTTTAAAAAGAATGCGTAATCTAAATCCTGATGAAATTTACGATCAAGTTGTTGTGATTGATAAACAGAGTAGATTGTATCATAATCACCCTTTAACAAACATTGTTTTTATGGGAATGGGTGAGCCTTTAATGAACTACAAAAATGTTTTGAAATCTATTGAGATGATTACATCTCCTGAAGGTTTAGGAATGTCGTCTAAAAGAATAACAGTTTCTACTTCTGGTGTGCCAAAAATGATAAAAATGATGGCAGATGAAGAGGTGAAGTTCAATTTAGCAGTTTCTTTACACTCTGCAATTGATGAAGTTAGAACCTCAATTATGCCTTTTAATAGCACATTTCCTTTAGCAGATTTAAAAGAATCTTTAGAGTATTGGTACGAAAAAACCAAACGTGCAATTACGTACGAATATATTGTTTGGGAAGGCATCAATGATAAAAAAGAAGACATAAAAGCATTGGTTGATTTTTGCAAAGCTGTGCCTTGTAAAGTTAATTTAATTGAATACAATCCTATTGATGATGGCGAGTTTCAACAAGCAAGTTCAGCTGCAATTAATAGCTATATTTCTAATTTAGAAATGAACGATATTACTATAAATGTTAGGAGAAGCAGAGGTAAAGACATTGATGCTGCTTGTGGGCAATTAGCGAATAAAAGTTAG
- a CDS encoding carbon-nitrogen hydrolase family protein, with amino-acid sequence MKNNLLKVALAQISPVWLNKEKTIKKIEKSILDASKENCELIVFGEALLPGYPFWIALTNGAEWNSSTQKEIHAHYIRNSITIEKGELDSVCKLAKEHKIAIYLGIMERAQNRGGHSIYASLVYINEEGDIKSVHRKLQPTFDERLTWAPGDGNGLQVHPLKEFTVGGLNCWENWMPLPRTALYGLGEDLHIAVWPGSDHNTKDITRFIARESRSFVISVSSLMQKSDFPLDAPHYDKIVKDAPEILANGGSCIAGPDGEWLIEPVINKEGLLIETLDFNRVLEERQNFDVVGHYSRPDVTKLHVNRERQSTVSYDD; translated from the coding sequence ATGAAAAATAACCTACTTAAAGTAGCATTAGCACAAATATCTCCAGTTTGGTTAAACAAAGAAAAAACCATAAAAAAAATTGAAAAATCAATTTTAGATGCTTCAAAAGAAAACTGTGAACTCATTGTTTTTGGAGAAGCATTATTACCTGGTTATCCTTTTTGGATTGCCTTAACAAATGGTGCTGAATGGAATTCATCAACTCAGAAAGAAATTCATGCACATTATATCAGAAATTCGATTACCATTGAAAAAGGTGAATTAGATTCCGTTTGTAAACTAGCAAAAGAACATAAAATTGCTATTTATTTAGGAATTATGGAACGTGCTCAAAATAGAGGAGGACATAGTATCTACGCAAGTTTGGTTTATATTAACGAAGAAGGAGATATAAAATCTGTCCATCGAAAATTACAACCTACTTTTGATGAACGTTTAACTTGGGCTCCAGGAGATGGAAATGGTTTGCAGGTGCATCCGCTAAAAGAATTTACAGTTGGAGGTTTAAATTGTTGGGAAAATTGGATGCCTTTACCAAGAACAGCTTTGTATGGTTTGGGTGAAGATTTACATATTGCAGTTTGGCCAGGATCAGATCATAACACCAAAGACATTACACGTTTTATTGCAAGAGAATCGCGTTCTTTTGTGATTTCTGTTTCTAGTTTGATGCAAAAATCAGATTTTCCACTTGATGCTCCTCATTATGATAAAATTGTAAAAGATGCTCCAGAAATTTTAGCAAACGGAGGTTCTTGCATTGCAGGTCCAGATGGCGAATGGCTTATTGAACCAGTCATCAACAAAGAAGGTTTACTTATAGAAACGTTAGATTTTAATCGAGTTTTAGAAGAAAGACAAAACTTTGATGTTGTTGGCCATTATTCAAGACCAGATGTAACCAAATTGCATGTAAACAGGGAAAGACAAAGTACAGTTTCTTATGATGATTAA
- a CDS encoding DUF2797 domain-containing protein codes for MQYQGVLKKMKTENADEIQYYLDMKTDFLNLNQLLNKEISISFIKYECLNCHLEKEIYRQGFCKSCFFEIPNAADWIMRPELSQAHLGIEDRDLDYEKSVQLKPHIVYLANSSNVKVGVTRKGQVPTRWIDQGAHEAIEIVEVPNRYLAGITEVALKEHVGDKTNWRKMLKNDIEDENLVEWREKLKQYIPDEARQYFIENNSETNLNFPVHKYPAKPKSLNLIKTPNFTGKLVGIKGQYLIFDDETVFNVRSNEGLVVAIEI; via the coding sequence ATGCAATATCAAGGAGTTTTAAAAAAAATGAAAACTGAAAATGCCGATGAAATTCAGTATTATTTAGATATGAAAACTGATTTTTTAAACTTGAATCAGTTACTGAACAAGGAAATATCCATCAGTTTTATAAAATACGAATGTTTAAATTGTCATTTAGAAAAAGAAATTTACAGACAAGGTTTTTGTAAATCTTGTTTTTTTGAGATTCCAAATGCAGCAGATTGGATTATGAGACCTGAATTAAGCCAAGCACATTTAGGGATTGAAGATCGAGATTTAGACTATGAAAAATCGGTACAATTAAAACCACACATTGTGTATTTGGCAAATTCTAGCAACGTAAAAGTTGGAGTTACCAGAAAAGGACAAGTACCAACAAGATGGATAGATCAAGGAGCACACGAAGCTATAGAAATTGTGGAAGTGCCTAATAGATATTTAGCAGGAATTACAGAAGTTGCCTTAAAAGAGCACGTTGGTGATAAAACCAATTGGCGAAAGATGCTAAAAAATGATATTGAGGACGAAAATTTGGTGGAATGGAGAGAGAAATTAAAACAATACATTCCTGATGAAGCCAGACAGTATTTCATAGAAAACAATTCAGAAACGAATTTGAATTTTCCTGTGCATAAATATCCTGCAAAACCAAAAAGTTTAAATTTGATAAAAACACCAAATTTTACTGGAAAGTTGGTTGGAATTAAAGGTCAATATTTAATTTTTGATGATGAAACTGTTTTTAACGTAAGAAGTAACGAAGGTTTGGTGGTTGCTATTGAAATATAA
- the queA gene encoding tRNA preQ1(34) S-adenosylmethionine ribosyltransferase-isomerase QueA: protein MKLSQFDFELPEELLAVYPPEHRDESRLMVLNRKDQTIEHKTFKDLIDYFDEGDVMMLNNTKVFPARMYGNKEKTGARIEVFLLRELNAENRLWDVLVDPARKIRIGNKLFFGDDDSLVAEVIDNTTSRGRTLRFLFDGSYEAFREKLLELGETPLPRSINREVEASDEERYQTIYAKNEGAVAAPAAGLHFSKHLLKRLEIKGIDFAEMTLHIGLGTFSSVEVEDLSKHKMDSEQVSIPAATADKINKAKKEKRRICAVGTTVMRTVESSVSSKQELNAYEGWTNKFIFPPYDFSIANAMITNFHPPKSTLMMQGAAFAGYDFLMEAYKLAIKEGYKFSTYGDALLII, encoded by the coding sequence ATGAAATTATCACAATTTGATTTTGAATTACCAGAAGAATTGTTAGCAGTTTATCCTCCAGAACATAGAGATGAATCTCGTTTAATGGTATTGAATAGAAAAGACCAAACAATTGAGCATAAAACGTTTAAAGACCTTATTGATTATTTTGATGAAGGTGATGTTATGATGTTGAACAACACCAAGGTTTTTCCTGCAAGAATGTATGGTAACAAAGAAAAAACAGGTGCAAGAATTGAGGTTTTCTTATTAAGAGAACTAAATGCAGAAAATAGATTATGGGATGTTTTAGTAGACCCAGCAAGGAAAATTAGAATTGGAAACAAATTATTTTTTGGTGATGATGATAGTTTAGTTGCAGAAGTTATCGATAATACAACATCAAGAGGAAGAACATTACGTTTTTTGTTTGATGGAAGTTACGAAGCTTTTAGAGAAAAATTACTAGAATTGGGCGAAACTCCTTTGCCAAGATCAATAAATAGAGAAGTGGAGGCTTCAGATGAAGAGCGTTACCAAACAATTTATGCAAAAAATGAAGGTGCTGTTGCAGCTCCTGCAGCTGGTTTACACTTTTCTAAACATTTATTAAAACGTTTAGAAATTAAAGGAATTGATTTTGCTGAAATGACACTGCATATTGGTTTGGGTACTTTTAGTTCTGTGGAAGTAGAAGATTTATCGAAACACAAAATGGATTCTGAGCAAGTTAGTATTCCTGCAGCAACTGCAGATAAAATTAACAAAGCAAAAAAAGAAAAAAGAAGAATTTGTGCAGTTGGTACCACAGTTATGAGAACTGTAGAATCTTCAGTTTCTTCTAAACAAGAGTTAAATGCTTATGAAGGTTGGACGAATAAATTTATTTTTCCTCCTTACGATTTTAGCATTGCAAATGCAATGATTACGAATTTTCATCCACCAAAATCTACCTTAATGATGCAAGGAGCAGCATTTGCAGGATACGATTTTTTAATGGAAGCATACAAATTAGCGATTAAAGAAGGCTATAAATTCTCTACATATGGAGATGCACTTTTAATTATCTAA
- a CDS encoding Cof-type HAD-IIB family hydrolase, translating to MDLSKIKLVVSDMDGTLLNSNHQVSNQFFDIFKKLQQKNILFCAASGRQHNSIVERLDKIKDEIYVIAENGGVAKKGEEILLSNFLNADKILKILPILREINGANIVLCCDDAAYIESKDARFIDLFQEYYASFEVVDDLMEIAEKIPVYKVAVFHYESSEEFIHPKIKHLENEILLKVSGQNWLDISDEKSNKGIALNYLQNLLNITKEQTIVFGDYHNDIEMMQQAGFSFAMKNAHKDITALADFSTESNDNFGVERVLEKLIASL from the coding sequence ATGGATTTATCAAAAATAAAATTAGTAGTTTCTGATATGGATGGTACTTTGCTAAACTCCAATCACCAAGTTAGCAATCAATTCTTCGACATTTTTAAAAAACTACAGCAAAAAAACATTCTATTTTGTGCAGCAAGTGGCAGACAGCACAACAGCATTGTTGAACGATTAGATAAAATTAAAGACGAAATTTATGTAATTGCAGAAAATGGTGGTGTAGCAAAAAAAGGTGAAGAAATTTTACTTTCTAACTTTTTAAATGCTGATAAAATTTTAAAAATATTGCCAATTTTAAGAGAAATAAATGGTGCAAACATCGTTTTATGTTGTGATGATGCAGCATATATTGAAAGTAAAGATGCACGTTTTATCGATTTATTTCAAGAATATTATGCAAGCTTTGAAGTTGTTGATGACTTAATGGAAATTGCAGAAAAAATTCCTGTTTATAAAGTTGCCGTTTTTCATTATGAATCTTCAGAAGAGTTTATACATCCTAAAATAAAACACTTAGAAAACGAAATTCTATTAAAAGTTTCAGGGCAAAATTGGTTGGATATTTCCGATGAAAAATCTAACAAAGGTATTGCTTTGAATTATCTTCAAAACTTACTGAACATTACCAAAGAACAAACCATAGTTTTTGGCGATTATCATAATGATATAGAAATGATGCAACAAGCTGGATTTAGTTTTGCAATGAAAAATGCGCATAAAGACATTACAGCTTTGGCAGATTTTTCTACTGAAAGTAATGATAATTTTGGTGTTGAACGAGTTTTGGAAAAACTGATTGCTTCTTTGTAA
- a CDS encoding DUF433 domain-containing protein, with protein METKNILHKYVTTSDDILGGTPVFKSTRVPVKILFDYLQGGENLQDFLENYPTVKKVAAKKILELSASYILDKNETAA; from the coding sequence ATGGAAACAAAAAACATTCTACATAAATATGTTACGACTTCTGACGATATTTTAGGAGGAACTCCTGTTTTTAAAAGTACACGTGTTCCAGTTAAAATTTTATTTGATTATTTGCAAGGAGGAGAAAACTTACAAGATTTTTTAGAAAACTATCCAACAGTCAAAAAAGTTGCTGCAAAAAAAATTTTGGAATTATCTGCATCTTATATTTTAGACAAGAATGAAACTGCTGCTTGA
- a CDS encoding polyprenyl synthetase family protein, whose protein sequence is MKPVELIKLPIKNEMELFEKKFKDSMLSKVPLLNRITYYIVRRKGKQMRPMFVFLVAKMVSNGGFDERTYRGASVVELIHTATLVHDDVVDDSNRRRGFFSLNALWKNKIAVLVGDFLLSKGLLLSIDNEDFDLLKLISIAVREMSEGELLQIEKARKLDITEDVYFDIIRQKTATLIAACCGIGAASVGANQDTVQQMRKFGEYIGIAFQIKDDLFDYSDEKIGKPTGIDIKEQKMTLPLIYTLNNCSKKDKAWIINSIKKYNKDKVRVKEVIAFVKNNGGIEYTISQMNDYKSKALAILNNYPESPYKTSLLQMIDYVVERKV, encoded by the coding sequence ATGAAACCAGTAGAACTTATAAAACTTCCCATTAAAAATGAAATGGAACTCTTTGAGAAAAAGTTCAAGGATTCTATGTTGTCTAAAGTGCCACTTTTAAATAGAATTACCTATTATATTGTTCGTAGAAAAGGAAAACAAATGCGCCCAATGTTTGTGTTTTTGGTTGCAAAAATGGTTTCTAATGGTGGTTTTGATGAGCGAACTTACAGAGGAGCCTCTGTTGTAGAATTAATTCATACAGCAACTTTAGTACATGATGATGTTGTAGATGATTCTAACAGAAGACGTGGTTTTTTCTCTCTAAATGCTTTATGGAAAAATAAAATTGCTGTTTTAGTGGGCGATTTTTTACTCTCTAAAGGATTGCTTTTATCCATAGATAATGAAGATTTTGATTTGCTAAAGCTAATTTCAATTGCAGTTCGTGAAATGAGCGAAGGTGAATTACTCCAAATTGAAAAAGCTAGAAAATTAGACATTACTGAAGACGTTTATTTTGATATTATCAGACAAAAAACAGCTACTTTAATTGCAGCTTGTTGTGGCATTGGTGCAGCTTCAGTGGGCGCTAATCAAGACACTGTGCAACAAATGCGAAAGTTTGGCGAATATATTGGGATCGCTTTTCAAATTAAGGATGATTTGTTTGATTATTCTGATGAAAAAATAGGGAAACCTACAGGAATTGATATCAAAGAGCAAAAAATGACCTTGCCTTTAATTTATACGTTAAATAACTGTTCAAAAAAAGATAAAGCTTGGATTATCAACTCAATCAAAAAATACAATAAAGACAAGGTTAGAGTAAAAGAAGTAATTGCTTTCGTAAAAAATAACGGGGGAATTGAATACACCATTTCGCAAATGAATGACTACAAAAGTAAAGCATTAGCCATTTTAAATAATTACCCAGAATCTCCTTATAAAACCTCGCTTTTACAAATGATTGATTATGTTGTTGAGCGAAAGGTTTAG
- a CDS encoding GH3 auxin-responsive promoter family protein translates to MAFPIVNSIISWFLKKRIHQIELFLKYPIDVQNELLLKLVSSSKRTEFGMEHNFSSIKTYEDFAKLVPIQKYESIEPLIERCRKGEQNLFWHTNIKWFAKSSGTTNAKSKFIPVSDEALEYCHMKAGKDMLCLYINNNEETQLFTGKSLRLGGSSDIYEDNSSYFGDLSAIITENLPFWADYSSAPSQEVALLSEWETKMEAIIDETINENITSLVGVPSWMLVLLNRVLERTGKNNILEVWPNLEVYFHGGVNFNPYREQYKKLIPKKNFQYYEIYNASEGFFAIQDNNGSKELLLMLDYGIFYEFIPMSDYNGENSKTIPLSEVKKEIDYALIITTNGGLWRYLIGDTIRFTSLEPYRIKITGRTRHYINVFGEELNIENVEDALKMATEKTNSLIIDYTVGPIFMEDKKSGGHEWIIEFSKKPENMDYFTELLDNALKAINSDYEAKRYNSMTLAMPKIHVAKDGLFYDWLKKKDKLGGQHKVPRLSNSRAFVEELLSL, encoded by the coding sequence ATGGCTTTCCCCATAGTAAATTCTATCATTTCTTGGTTTCTTAAAAAACGAATTCATCAAATTGAGTTGTTTTTAAAATATCCAATAGATGTTCAAAATGAACTTTTATTAAAATTGGTTTCTTCTTCAAAAAGAACCGAATTTGGTATGGAGCATAATTTTTCGTCGATTAAAACCTATGAGGATTTTGCAAAATTAGTGCCAATTCAAAAATATGAAAGCATTGAGCCATTAATTGAACGTTGCAGAAAAGGTGAACAGAATTTATTTTGGCATACCAACATAAAATGGTTTGCAAAAAGTAGTGGCACTACCAATGCAAAAAGTAAATTTATTCCTGTAAGTGATGAAGCTTTAGAGTATTGCCACATGAAAGCTGGCAAAGATATGTTGTGTTTATACATTAATAATAATGAAGAAACACAGCTTTTTACGGGTAAAAGTTTGCGTTTAGGAGGCAGTTCAGATATTTATGAAGACAACAGTTCTTACTTTGGAGATTTGTCTGCAATTATAACAGAAAACCTACCTTTTTGGGCAGATTATAGTTCTGCTCCAAGCCAAGAAGTTGCTTTATTATCTGAATGGGAAACCAAAATGGAAGCCATTATTGATGAAACCATCAACGAAAATATTACAAGTTTAGTTGGTGTACCAAGTTGGATGTTGGTGCTGCTAAATAGAGTTTTAGAAAGAACAGGAAAAAACAATATTTTAGAAGTCTGGCCAAATCTGGAGGTATATTTTCATGGAGGAGTTAATTTTAATCCTTACAGAGAACAATACAAAAAACTAATTCCGAAAAAGAATTTTCAGTATTATGAAATTTACAATGCTTCTGAAGGTTTTTTTGCAATTCAAGATAACAACGGATCAAAAGAATTATTGTTGATGTTAGATTATGGAATTTTCTATGAATTTATTCCGATGTCTGATTATAATGGTGAAAACTCGAAAACAATTCCTTTATCCGAAGTTAAAAAAGAAATTGATTACGCTTTAATTATTACTACAAATGGAGGTTTATGGCGTTATTTAATTGGAGATACCATCAGATTTACAAGTTTAGAACCTTATAGAATTAAAATAACTGGCAGAACAAGACATTATATTAATGTTTTTGGTGAAGAATTAAATATCGAAAATGTAGAAGATGCCCTAAAAATGGCAACTGAAAAAACAAATTCTTTAATTATTGATTATACTGTTGGTCCTATTTTTATGGAAGATAAAAAAAGTGGTGGACATGAGTGGATTATCGAGTTTAGTAAAAAACCTGAAAATATGGATTATTTTACAGAACTTTTAGACAATGCTTTAAAGGCCATAAATTCAGATTATGAAGCAAAACGTTATAATTCTATGACCTTGGCAATGCCTAAAATTCATGTGGCTAAAGACGGTTTATTTTATGACTGGTTAAAGAAAAAAGACAAATTAGGTGGACAACATAAAGTACCAAGATTATCTAATTCTAGAGCTTTTGTTGAAGAATTGTTATCATTATAA
- a CDS encoding DUF5615 family PIN-like protein, with protein MKLLLDENLPKKLKYRFSENFEVLTVPEMGWSGIKNGDLLKQMHSKGLKVLLTLDKNFSYQQNIEKYSITLIVLNGIDARYNSLVSLIPKAESFLDIDIKPGVVIIE; from the coding sequence ATGAAACTGCTGCTTGACGAAAACTTACCAAAAAAATTAAAATACAGATTTAGTGAGAATTTTGAAGTTTTAACAGTTCCAGAAATGGGTTGGTCTGGAATAAAAAATGGAGATTTATTAAAACAAATGCACTCTAAAGGATTAAAAGTTTTGCTCACTTTAGATAAAAATTTTAGTTATCAGCAAAATATAGAAAAATATTCTATAACTTTAATAGTTTTGAATGGCATAGATGCCAGATATAACTCTTTAGTAAGTCTTATACCAAAAGCGGAATCTTTTTTAGATATTGATATAAAACCTGGAGTTGTTATTATAGAATAA